The nucleotide window accacggagactggtgtagtGGTCTTCCACACAAGAAGCTCCCAGAGGCGAAGGTCAGCTCCATCAACCAATCAGGCTGATAAGTGTCGTCACGTCATGCATCCCATTGGTCGAGATTCCGGCTCTCAGCCACCTAAAGAAACGTTTAGATTCTCACACTCTTATTGGTTAATTCAGGACACAAGGTGTTGTGATGGAAGCGACCTCATTACCCTCTCGAGCATCATCATCATTTTTGCCCTAAAAAGTGTAAATTTCGTTGCATCATAAATGAATGAcacatccttaactgtagcctctgtttaactcaacagtaaaatgtgtacttggttgtaacaacgattcttcgcggcggggatcgtactccagggacctgcccgaaacgctacgtgtgtaCTAGtggatgtacaagaatgtaacaactcttgtatatatctcaaaaaaaaaaaaaaatcaccaaaatAAACCCTAACACGAAATATTTTTCTACTATCAGTTATGTCGGTAAAGGAACCTTTTGCCCCTCATAGGGGCAGCATATATTATGTTTTACTTACAGTGCAATAACGGCTTATTTTTCAGTGCTCTGAGAGAGGTGTTATATACGGCTGTTAATGAAGGCTATTTTACAGGTTAGTGATGGCAGGACTCCAAGGTGATGAGGAAGGCCCAGAGTACCTGGTGAACCAGAGCAGTCACACCTGCCTGACGGTGGTCAAGGGCACGACGCCTGCTGACGCGGTGCTGGCCATGGCCAAGTGCATGGGCAGCGTGAAGCAGCAGTGGTACGTCCGTAAGGGACAGTGGCAGTGGGGCGGCGACCGCTCCTACTGTCTGGTACCCGCAGGAAAAGGCAGATTGGGTCTGGCGCCCTCCGCCACCTCCAAAGTGGTGTGGACGCTCGATGAGGCCGACAGGATGGTTGTCGGTTCTCTGGCGCTCGACGTGCCTCGGGAGCAGCCCAGGACCCGCGTGCTGATGTATGCCAAAAACAGCAGCACTAACCAGAAGTGGTGGACACTGTCAACACTGAAGACATGCCTGGTGGGAGCCCACCACACAGACCCGTGCTTGCCGCCAGCCATCGCAGAGGTGTACCAACGTGACACCCACCAGTGGTtggacacccacacaccaggttTGTGGAAGATGACATCTTTTATGTTACTTTTTCGAAGATATATTTCATGATAAATTGTTAAAGCTCTACAGCCTTGTGAGATGTACTAATAAGGACTATAATTCGGTATTATAGTTGTCTGAGTGCAGTTCTTGTCAACCACAGGCTACAGCACCTTAGTGTATATATTAATAATGTGTTGTACAAATATCTTGACATAATTCATTAAACAATAAAATTCTTTGGGGGTTTACGGTATGACAAACACGATTTTTATTGGAATTGATATAAAATGGAAAAGGATTAGTGTTGTGAAACGGGTGACTTGTGTAAGTTACAGTACAACAGAAATGACATatgtataaacagaaaatcaaagaCTTCCCTTCcctaaatcaaatgtttattcagataaagtacatacatacaaggtgagatacaaacattgaggGATTTatggatagagctagtacatacaaagcctaaagccactattacacaaagcgtttcaggcagaaaCTCACCCCCTGGAGTGTACCCACACTCACCCCGTACGCAAGGGATACAGTACGCATGCGCCGTTCATCAAACTAGCGTACAACAGGTATAATAATTAACCAACGATGGCTGCTTGTCCCAAGTGCTGCTAGAACAATCGACTAATTCTGTCTCAGAATCTTCTTCATTTTCCTTCACAAAATTAACtccccaaagttcatttttacagtTTTGTTTAGCCTGACGCTAAGAAATGTTTCGTTAACTCTTGTTAACATTGTCATAAGCAGAGTTCGAATAATTACaaaatgattgatgaagattaaaccacccaagtgGTGGCCCTTGACTTTCTGTTCGACGGTACCCATTTAAAAATCAGCAAATAGGACACCAAATGGGGAACCCATAGCAACGCtgcctacttgcttatacatgcgcCCATCTGGACTCTTTGGTGCATGCCACAAGTAGCTTCCTAAGTGTACCTTCTGGAATGTCACGGAGAGTACATGCTGGATCCCGATAAACATTGCCCATCATCATACTAATGGTCTCATCCACGGCCACATTGATGAACGGCGTCTCTACATCAAGAGACACTCATTCTTGATGTCTGCACCTTTCCCATCCCCTTCCGGCAATAAGTAAACAATTTCCTTTGGAAACTTAAGGCTGAAGGCTTGTGGCATATATGGAATTAATAAAGAGTTGAgttgcttagccagtctgtacgaGGGTGTAGGTATCTGGATAATGATGggtcgaagtgggtttccaggtaaGTGGGTCTTGACAGTTCCATATGCAAATCCAAGTTTGTACTTTCCAGAAGCTTTCGGCAGGTGAAGTCCAGAGATTTTGGCATTACCAGTCTTAATCAACCAGTTTACTTTGCTTTTAGTTCGGCAGTATTGTCCCTAGTTATAATTGGAAATTTAGTTTCATCAGAGAGGATAAGGTTCATTTTCTTCATATATTCATAATTTGTTAGGTTGACATATTTCTTATGTTGCATTTATTTTCGTTAAACTATTTTTAATAACTTCGTTACTAATGCTTTCCCTACCCACAGAGGCACCTGACTATATAATCAGCCAGAGCACCCACACAttcgtgacggtggtgagtggagCAGGTCCTCAGGACGCCGTGGTTGGCCTGGCGCCGTATGAGGGCAGCACCAGGCAACAATGGTTCCTGAAAGACAACTGCTGGCTGTGGGGATATGACTGTTCCCTCTGCCTCGTGCCGGACTTGATCTCCTCTTCCCTCAAGCTGGAACCCTGGAGTCCCAACTTGCCTGCCTGGAACATGGATGCAGAAGGAGTGATGGCCGTGGGAAACCACGCTATAGATGTTCCCTTGCAGGATCCTCGAACACGTATCACTGTAGCCCCAAAGAATGGTGGTATAAATCAGAGGTGGTGGACGCTCTCTGGTCTTAAGGCTGCGTCGCGTCGCAGTATATATCCATTTTCTGCCCGAGACAATAACACGTACAAGCAAGAAGTGGCCCGAGGTCTGATCAACAAGTTGAGTCCTCTGTCGCAGCCAGTGCCTCACGCCAGGGACGTTGACCGCTTCCCAGGCCGTGTGGCACCTACCACCCCCAGGATCACCGAGACCCTCACTCTAAACATCACCGGACTACGACAACGTGAAAACCTCCGCATGACTGTGCCTGAGGACTGGCAGGCCACTGACCTGTATGTTGCAGCTGGTGATGTGTTCCAGGTGATATTGCCGGACACACTCACACCCGCCAGGGCGTCACAGATCTTCGTGCGTGTTGGAGCTCAGATTGACTGTCTGGAGCCAACGTCAAATAATGTATCAGGGAAGATGTTCAATCGTATGCCAGTTGTGACGGAGGAGTTTGATGTACAACCCGGTGAGAACTGTATACGCAGCCAGTTTGGTGGAAACTTGATTTTCATGTTTGTTGAAGGAGATAAATTTGAGATACAGGTTGAAGTGAAGAACATTGTTAAGGCTCCTCGTTATATTTTAGGGCAAACTGATGCTGAACAGTGGAATAAATTAAAGGAGTTGGATGCACCATACTCCATCCTAGAGACTGACAGAGTAGTCTTGGTAGTTCCCACACTTTCTGCCAGGAAAATCTCTAACCTTGACGAGCTACTGAGGCGGTACGACGATGTGATCCGTAAACTGGAGTTTGTGTCTGGCTTCGACGAGAGTGATCCTCCTCCACGAGGGAAGCAGTGGCTGGTCGACGACGTCCAGATAACTGCCGGAAGTGCCCACGCTGGCTTCCCAGCCATGTTTGACAGGCAGTACTATGACCTGTGCTGCTTGTCTACACCACATGACTGGGTTACTTGGCACGAACTAGGTCACAATTACCAGCAAGGAAAATGGTGGTCGAATGCCTATGGAAAGGAGTCAACTGTCAATTTGTTTTCTCTGTATATTCAAGAGAAACTGAAAGGAGAGGACCGTCTGAAGAAGGAAAACCTGTACTTGAAGACGGCCACAGTTGTGGACGGTGGATTAAGATTTGAGAAAGCAAATGTTTGGGAGAAACTGGTGTTTCTCATGGAAATTAAACATGCATTTCCCCATCATGGATGGGAGATGTTCAGACAACTGAACATCACCACCCGGGCTTTGTCTCGGGAGGAAGCCAACACACTGGCCTCCAGCACTCAACACCAGTATGACTACGTCTACAAACAACTAAGTCACACTGTAGGAGCTGACTTGATCCTTCACTACCAGCGGTGGGGCCTGACCATCAGCCCGCAGGCGCAGGAGGAGGTCCAGAAGCTGCGGCTCCCGAAGGCCCCGGCTGATCTCTCTGCAAAGGGGAAGTCTTCACAGGGATAGTAGCGCTTCTCTTGTATCCTTTTCCTGAACTGATTATCAAGTAGCTGCAGTAgtatagaacaaatccacaagagccgtgacgaggattcgaatcgtaggttcgaatcctcgtcacggcccttgtggatttgttcatttgatgcatcacactattgtgatttctgtgtgtaatacagTGGTATAGAGTTGTTATGGCTAAAGTTCTTACTTTCATGAACTGCAGCATTGAACTTTACTATAATATAATTAGCGAATTTATGAATGTTTACTTTAAAAATCAGTTTAAATTACTGCAATAGGAATTCTTTGAGATAGATCCTTAGGAGATATAATGTAGCTAGTAGGAGTCTTCTAAGATAAAGAATAGAGAAGTACCGAACATTTTCAATACCGTGTCAGATTTATCAACTCCAGAAGTTGATAAAACAACTGTCAGTTGATATGATGCATGTCAGTTACGTAACCCGAGTGGACACAATATCAAAGACCAACACAAATTCAACGCCGAATTTTCGTTGATTCAAACTCGATCCAATGCCAGTCTATGCGTATTGTGCCCACTAAATTAGATAACGGCAAGGCAAGCATTAGATCGACGTTGTTCTCTGATATTCTGCTGACTGGGGCCTTGACCCTTTGACTGCTACATACGTTAATTGAAGTATAAGCTAAACAGGATCAGGCATGACGAACACCAATTGACTTTGTTTTCCCACTGTTGTCTTGAGCTAT belongs to Procambarus clarkii isolate CNS0578487 chromosome 74, FALCON_Pclarkii_2.0, whole genome shotgun sequence and includes:
- the LOC138356729 gene encoding TRPM8 channel-associated factor 1-like, with translation MAGLQGDEEGPEYLVNQSSHTCLTVVKGTTPADAVLAMAKCMGSVKQQWYVRKGQWQWGGDRSYCLVPAGKGRLGLAPSATSKVVWTLDEADRMVVGSLALDVPREQPRTRVLMYAKNSSTNQKWWTLSTLKTCLVGAHHTDPCLPPAIAEVYQRDTHQWLDTHTPEAPDYIISQSTHTFVTVVSGAGPQDAVVGLAPYEGSTRQQWFLKDNCWLWGYDCSLCLVPDLISSSLKLEPWSPNLPAWNMDAEGVMAVGNHAIDVPLQDPRTRITVAPKNGGINQRWWTLSGLKAASRRSIYPFSARDNNTYKQEVARGLINKLSPLSQPVPHARDVDRFPGRVAPTTPRITETLTLNITGLRQRENLRMTVPEDWQATDLYVAAGDVFQVILPDTLTPARASQIFVRVGAQIDCLEPTSNNVSGKMFNRMPVVTEEFDVQPGENCIRSQFGGNLIFMFVEGDKFEIQVEVKNIVKAPRYILGQTDAEQWNKLKELDAPYSILETDRVVLVVPTLSARKISNLDELLRRYDDVIRKLEFVSGFDESDPPPRGKQWLVDDVQITAGSAHAGFPAMFDRQYYDLCCLSTPHDWVTWHELGHNYQQGKWWSNAYGKESTVNLFSLYIQEKLKGEDRLKKENLYLKTATVVDGGLRFEKANVWEKLVFLMEIKHAFPHHGWEMFRQLNITTRALSREEANTLASSTQHQYDYVYKQLSHTVGADLILHYQRWGLTISPQAQEEVQKLRLPKAPADLSAKGKSSQG